GTTATAACAGCAGATGGAGTAGGTTATGGTGAAGATACAAATACATGGGGAGGAGAAGTACTATATCTTGATAATACTGGTAAATACAATAATCTTGGTGGTCTTAAACTACAACCAATGCCAGGAGGAGATCTAAGTACCAAGTATCCAATACGAATGGCAATGGGAATTCTTTCAACAATCATGGATCATGAAGAACTTCGCACATTTATGAAAGAAAATTATAGTGACTACTTCAAATATAATGAAAAAGAAGTAGATATGACACTAAAACAACTTGAAAATAACTTTAACACAGCAAAAACTAGTAGTATGGGACGAATACTTGATAGTATAAGTGTACTTCTTAAAATTAGTAAATCACGTGGATATGAAGGAGAATGTTCAATGAAACTAGAATCAAGTGCACTTAAAGCTAAAGGTCATATTAAACTTGATGTACCTATTAATACAGTTGATGAACGTATGATTATAGATACAAGTCAAGTACTTTATGATATTGTAGAACTTATAAGAAATGGTGAAGATTCATCTGAAATTGCATATGCAGCCCAACGTGATATAATAAAAGCAATGTGTAGTATTGCAATTGAAAATGCTAAAATACATAATATTGATACAATAGGAGTAACAGGCGGAGTATTCTATAATGAGCACATATCACAAGTTGCAAAAAAAACAATAAAAGATGCTGGATTTAAATTTGTTCAAAATAATACCACATGCTCAGGAGATGGAAGTGTATCTGTTGGTGAGTGTGCTGTTGGAGCATGGAAAATAAATAATAAAAATTAGATTTTATAATAATAAAATAAGAATATTATATTAAATTTAAAAAAAAGAAAAAAATAAAAAAGAAGTAATTATATTTTAGTTTCCCTTTCTTATTTTTTTTTATTCTGATGTAGTAGTTTCATCATCAGTTTTATTTATACTATTTTTACTAGATTCATTTTTTATAGTTTTAATTTCTTCATCTACTTTATAATCATCTAGTAATTCTTCTATTTTAACATCTTTAAGATTTTGATTTATTGTTTCAACTTTTTCTTCAAGTGTTTTTACACGTGAATCATTACTTTTTTTGTAATCATCTAAATCATCTTCTAAGAGATTAAATTTGTCAATTACATCATCAAGATCTTTATGTGTTACAAGATTCCAGTCATTTATTACTTGTTCACTTTGTTCATTTATGAATTGATCTATTTTTTTTGATATTATATCTGTTTTTGACACATGATCTTTATCATCTTCTTGATCTTTATCTTTATGTGTTAGATCATTTACACGATTTGAGAAGTTTGCTACATATTCTTCTTTTGCTATACGTGATGATAGATCTGATGCTTGTTTGTTAATGTTTTGATATACTGGATGATTTATGCTTTGTAAGTAATAGTAGATGAGTATTATTAATGCTATGATTAATATTATTATTGCAAGTGTTGTTGCAGAATCCATTTTTTTATTCACCTACCCTATTTTTTAAGAGACTTTTCAATTTCTGCTTGTTTTTTATCTAGTTGTGCTGCAAGTTTTTGAAGTTTTAACAATTCACTTTGTGCTTCTAGTTGGTCTGCTTTTTCATTAACTTCACTACTTAGTAGATTTACTTTTCCAAGTATTTGTGATGTATTTGCTCTTATATCTCTAAGTTTTTGTTGATCTTTTTCTGAAAGTTCTGACATTTCTTCTTTTCTTTGCTTGTTTTCCAGGTCTTTTTCAACTAGTTCTATTTTTTTAAGTTCAGTTTGTTTTTCAAGTAGTAATATATTGTTTTTTGTAACTGAGCTTTTACGCCATTGTACTGATACAACAATGATTGCAATTAGTATAATTATTGCAAGAATTATTAGAACTAAGTTATCTTGACTTAACATCATCATTTTTGATAACCTCACTTATTTGATCTATAATTATTATTAATATAAGTATGAATATAGTATTTAAAGCTATGTTATAAATGTATAGAAATTTTAAAAAAATATTCCTATAAAGCCTTATTTTCTACTTATAATCTATTAATTCTTCATACTTTTGTTAATAAAACTTTTTATAAAAAATATTTTTATGTATAATTTTTTATTATCCTAAATTTATTAAAACATTAAACTTTATAACTTAATAATAGAATATTTTAGTCAAAAAAAATAATCTTTATTTATTTTTTTTTATAATTTTAAAAAGATTAATACTTAAAAAATACAATTAAAAGCGTGATATACAATGTTAGAAAAATATGAAAAAGCAGGAAAAATCGCATCTAAAGTACGTAAAGAGGCAGCAAAAAAAATTACTGCAGGAATGAAAGTAGCTGACATGGTAGATTTTGTTGAATCATCAATAAAAAGCACAGGAGCAGGACTATCATTTCCATGTAATGTATCAATAAACCAGATAGCAGCACACTATACATCAGATCCTGGTGATGAAACACTATTTTGTAGTGGAGATATTGTAAAACTAGATATGGGAGCAGAAGTTGATGGATACATATCAGATACTGCAGTAACAGTAATTGTAGAAGGTGATAATGCACCAAATACTACTGATGATGGAAAACTAATAAAAATGCCAGGACGTCTTGATGATGGAAATCCAACAATAACTGAAGATGAACTTGAAGAACGCTATAAAATTGAAGAAGCATCACGTATGGCACTTGAAAATGCTATAAGTATAATACGTGAAGGAACCACACTTAATGATATAGGTGCAATTGTTCAAAAAACAATACAAGATATGGGATTTACACCAATTGTTAATCTATCAGGACATAGTCTTGAACAAAATAATTTACATGCTGGTCTTACAATACCAAACTTCCCTGATGGAAGTGATCATAAACTACAAGAAGGAGATCATATAGCAGTTGAACCATTTGCAACAAATGGAGTTGGACTAGTAACAGATCTTCCAAATGCATATATTTACTCATACCTACGTAACAGACCACTAAGACAACCTGATGCAAAACAATTACTAAAATATATAAGTCAAAACAATGCTCATTTCCCATTTTCAAAAAATGCATTAGTTGAAAAATTCGATCCTAAAAAACTTAACCGTGCAATGAGACCACTTATTACATCACGTGCAATTTATCCATACAGTGCACTTAAAGAAAAAGAAAATGGAATGGTAGCACAAACAGAACATACAATAATTGTAGAAAAAGATGGATGTCAAATAACAACATTATAAAAAAGATTAAATTTTCTTTTTCTAAACTCCACTTTTTTTTAATCACAAAAAAAAGACTCTTTTTTTTATATTTACTCATTTTTTTATTATCTAATATTTTATAAAAAAAAATAATAAAAAAATTAATAAGAAAATAAAATTAAAAATTTAACATGTATAACTATTAATAATAAAAATAAAAAACATTGAAAAAAATTTAACAATATTATATAAAAACTTTTAGAGGAGTGTAAATAAACTTGACATACGATGCAGAAGTACTTGTTATAGGCTGTGGAAATGTATTATTTAAAGATGATGGATTTGGACCTACAACAATAAAAGAAATAGAAGAACACCTTGATGAAAGACCACTACCAGATAATGTAATGACAATAGACGCCGGAACAAGTGCACCACACTATCTGTTCTCACTACCAAACCCCATGTGGAAGAAATTAATCATACTAGATATTGCAGATTTTGGAGGAGAACCTGGAGAAGTACGTATTCTTTCACGTGATGATGTACCACAAGGAAAATATCAAGATCCTCATTCATTATCTGTTGCAGATCCACTTGATTTAACTGAAGCTGAGATTGTAATTATTGCATGTCAACCTGAAGATGTATCATCACCATACGTTGTATATGGCTTATCTGAATCTGTTAAAAAAGCTATGCCTAAAGCAATTGATATGGTATATGAACAAGTAGAAATATAAGTGTGAATAAAAACTTTTATTTAACACTTTTATCTTTTTTTATATTTTTTAGAAGATATTTATTTTACAAAAAAAATTAAAGATATAATATTAGTAAAATTGATAATTATCTAAAAAATTTAATATTTTTATAATAATTAAATATATTATATGTATTTAGTATAAATTGTTTAATAAATACACTTATTTTATTTATTTCTTTTAAGTAGAATATTTAGAAATTATATAGCAAGCTTTATATATAACGTATGACAAAGTTTTATATAGTTCTTATTTAAAGAACGCTAAATTTTTATAAGTTAGCGGGGTGGGGTAGTCTGGTGATCCCGCGGGGCTCATAACCCCGAGAGCCCTAGTTCAAATCTAGGCCCCGCTACTAATTTACTTTATATTAACAATCTATTTTTTTTGGTAAGCTGGAGCGTAGCTAACGGTGATTTAATTATATTCATAAACTAAACTATTTCTTATAGTATTTTGAATGTAAAGAATTAATTTACTGGGGAAACTCCATCCACTAAAATAGTTACCATGATGTTCTTAATTGACATATACTGAGAAGTATGACTCTGTTTTAGAAACGATACGATAGATCTAGATATAATATTTATATTATATTTTATGGCTATGAAAGATGATACAATTGCGTTGATGATGTCATAACGTTAGAATAATCGATGAAACGAAATAATTCCATGGAGTGCAAAAGAAAACAAGTTTTTTCAGAACTTAGTTCTGTTTAAAAGGTATCTTGCTAAGATTAATGCTACGATTTAAAACAGGAGATGGGTTACTCCCAGCATGCCAAAAGATTTTAATATAAAATCAAATTTAATTATTCTCTTTTTTTAGTGCTTATTTTTATAGAAATTTTTATTGACTAATCTTTTTTTTAGAATTTTTATTTAAACTATTATTTTTTCAGATTATTCTTTTTCTAACTTAAAGTTTACCTATAATTTAATTAAAAATTACTATAACTAAATTAGAAGTTATGTGTAAAAGTAGTATTTTAATATAAGATTATTTTAATAAAAATAGTGTAATGTTATATTAGATAAAAAAAGTTATATGTATATCTACATGAGTTTCTAATTTAAAATATTTTATTGAAAAAAAGAAAAATTATTAAAAAAAGATAAAAAGTTTATTTTAATTAAGAATCTACATCCAATTTAAGTTTATCGGAGAAAAAATAAAATGTAATCTATTTTTTTATTTTTTTTTTGAAATTGGAGTATTTATCTTATTTTTTTTATCTTTTTTTCCCTTTTAATGTTTTTATAGAAAAAATTTATTTAATTTTATAATTCGAGTTTAATTTATCAATTTGGATATAATTTGATTATGTAACTATACTTTTTTTTATTTGTTTAGTGTTTCTTTAACTTTATCGAAGAATCCTTGTTTTACTTCAACAATCTCTTCTCCACTTTCTTTTGCAAATTCTTTAAGAATTTCTGTTTGTTTACTTGATAATGTTTTAGGTGTTACCATGTGTACTTTTACATACATATTTCCTACACCTGACCATTTTACATGTTTTAATCCTTTATTTCTTATTTTAAAGACTGTTTCAGTTTGTGTTCCTGGTGGTATTGTAAGTTTTTCTTTTTGACCATCTATTGTTGGTACTTCTACTTCATCACCAAGACATGCTTGTACATAGCTTATTGGAAGTTCAT
Above is a genomic segment from Methanosphaera cuniculi containing:
- a CDS encoding M24 family metallopeptidase, which encodes MLEKYEKAGKIASKVRKEAAKKITAGMKVADMVDFVESSIKSTGAGLSFPCNVSINQIAAHYTSDPGDETLFCSGDIVKLDMGAEVDGYISDTAVTVIVEGDNAPNTTDDGKLIKMPGRLDDGNPTITEDELEERYKIEEASRMALENAISIIREGTTLNDIGAIVQKTIQDMGFTPIVNLSGHSLEQNNLHAGLTIPNFPDGSDHKLQEGDHIAVEPFATNGVGLVTDLPNAYIYSYLRNRPLRQPDAKQLLKYISQNNAHFPFSKNALVEKFDPKKLNRAMRPLITSRAIYPYSALKEKENGMVAQTEHTIIVEKDGCQITTL
- the frhD gene encoding coenzyme F420-reducing hydrogenase, FrhD protein, whose translation is MTYDAEVLVIGCGNVLFKDDGFGPTTIKEIEEHLDERPLPDNVMTIDAGTSAPHYLFSLPNPMWKKLIILDIADFGGEPGEVRILSRDDVPQGKYQDPHSLSVADPLDLTEAEIVIIACQPEDVSSPYVVYGLSESVKKAMPKAIDMVYEQVEI